The following are encoded in a window of Poecile atricapillus isolate bPoeAtr1 chromosome 3, bPoeAtr1.hap1, whole genome shotgun sequence genomic DNA:
- the TOMM20 gene encoding mitochondrial import receptor subunit TOM20 homolog isoform X2: MRCAVLLLLCCPAQLVFAAVIRRRIAILGRKKQKLAKERAGLSKLPDLKDAEAVQKFFLEEIQLGEELLAQGEYEKGVDHLTNAIAVCGQPQQLLQVLQQTLPPPVFQMLLTKLPTISQRIVNAQCLAEDDVE, translated from the exons ATgaggtgtgctgtgctgctgctgctgtgctgccctgcacagctggtGTTTGCTGCAGTCATCAGGAGAAGAATTGCCATTTTGG gaaggaagaaacagaaGCTTGCCAAAGAGAGAGCAGGACTTTCCAAG TTGCCTGATCTGAAAGATGCTGAAGCAGTTCAGAAGTTTTTCCTTGAGGAGATTCAGCTTGGAGAGGAATTACTAGCTCAAG GTGAATACGAAAAAGGCGTTGATCACTTGACCAATGCCATTGCTGTGTGTGGGCAGCCGCAGCAGCTACTACAAGTTCTACAGCAGACTCTTCCACCACCAGTGTTTCAAATGCTTCTAACTAAGCTCCCTACAATAAGTCAG AGAATTGTAAATGCACAGTGCTTGGCTGAAGATGATGTTGAATGA